TTTCTGTTCGAACCCAAATTCTTCGGCCATTTTCTCTAATAACATATGAAAGAGTGGGTGAGAAAGATACGATGTTTGAACCACAAACCGCGTTTTCTCCTCTCCAACGTATAACGCAATGCATCCTCTAGGTGTGGTCCCGCACGATTGATACGCTTGTTTGTTGTCATCAAGATCACTTCTTTGTAAACACTCATAACGCAGTGGATCATAGACGTCATGAGTACTAGCACAACCCCTAACTTTAATTTTGTTGGTTAGTCTTTTTACAAACCCAATTTTCTTGCCCAACATTTTGCAGAATCGAGAATGTGTTTAGTACTTTTTTCCTGATAATTAAGTGTTGAAAAGGAGATGGTATAAGTAATGTGAAACGGGTATATGCTTATATACATGAAAAAACTTACTACTTTTAAGACTTCTTAAATAATTGTAGAACAATATTCTATGTACCAAAGTTATTGTCATTATGCACTCTATGTATATTATATACGGAGTATTTAATTTGCGTGGGAAATAATTCTTCATTTTAACCAAAAGCAAGTGCAAATAGCTACGTGATTATAGAAATACGAAAGATATGATATTCTGTCCTGAGATTCGATGCATAATTCAGAAATAATTATATACATTTGTGCTTGGTTAACTAAACATTATTAGCTTCGGATGAGATATTTGAGTTAAGAAAATATTCTTTGACCATGACTTGCCATCTTAATTCAAAGTATCAAGCCAGTAACAAAACTGACTATAGTGGACTAGTTGGTCGTGAATATCAATATATCGATATATAGGATATGATGTGACAAACAAAACTGCCTAACTTTCTATTAGGAGGAGATTAAAACACCATGAAAAGCTATAGTGATGTTTTTTAGAACTAAAAAGTAACTAGTATAACAAATCAATGGAGAATAACTTAACCTTATAATATCGATTAGAGTGAGTATGATTATACCGTCCTTGTGGCTTACTGAAATTATTACACTAACATTTTTAAACTTTTGAAAATCACATCGTAAATCCTTGTGATTTTCAAGAAATTACACAAATCATCCCCATCTTTTGAAAATTACACTGGTATGTGACTTATCTAAATGTATATGTTAATGGTCCCTAATTTACATCAGATGCGTGTTTATTATCCTATCCCTTCTATTAGcgatcattttaaataattaagcaATCATCAACATACATTTATAAATAAGTCAGAGATGATcagtataatttttataacataAGAACGATTAATGCAATTTAATTAAAATCATAGGGACGACCGCCGTGAACTACCTTTCATCTTTATTATAATCTTTCATCATTATTATAAGGATAATGAAACAATTAtacgtatttttatttattaaaattgttAAATTGATAACAAATTCATATTATTTGATTTCAAAACATATTTCTTAATTAAGAATAAAAATATTTGGTCCATAACCGATTTGAAAATTAAGAATAATGCAATTGGAATCAAATTTTTCGAATTGGATTTTGATTTTTCCAACTTGTTAAATACTGAACTCCCTAGTTCTAATTTATTGGAGACATGTGTAAATAATGGGAAAATTAAATACAATATGTGtgtgttatactattattattagtagtgtgtTTGTTTGCCGTAAAGAaaacaataaaattaacattgaaattTTGAATACCCCGGTTGGACCCATACAAGCTAGACTTCTATATATAAAAAATGTTATATACGGAAAATCAAAATGATGTTGACTGCTTAACATTAGCATAGATTTCATTTGACTGTTTGGTTCATTGTCAAGATTTAATGTTGGATTTTTCAATATTCAACACTTCCTGTAGTGAGGATTATAATCGTTTTTGATTTATGTGTATGCTACAACACAAATATTATATAAATTGTGATGATtttatagaaatttataatatcaTCGTCCATTTAGAAAATTCAGCACCACGTACTTAAAGGGCATATACGATTTGAACTGGATCAAAAGTATAATTATTTCTTAGTTTTGA
This window of the Rutidosis leptorrhynchoides isolate AG116_Rl617_1_P2 chromosome 7, CSIRO_AGI_Rlap_v1, whole genome shotgun sequence genome carries:
- the LOC139859713 gene encoding auxin-responsive protein SAUR15-like, which translates into the protein MLGKKIGFVKRLTNKIKVRGCASTHDVYDPLRYECLQRSDLDDNKQAYQSCGTTPRGCIALYVGEEKTRFVVQTSYLSHPLFHMLLEKMAEEFGFEQKDRLVVPCSVDVFRDVISAVECNNGRFDLRYFVD